One window of the Kiritimatiellales bacterium genome contains the following:
- a CDS encoding DNA recombination protein RmuC, with protein MLILIQLAGALRSTARQDAQIDMLTKNLTSLTDQVEARGRKSEEAVQTQMEKLIERLITIDKAQAKIAELSGSVVSLQEVLADKRSRGAFGEVQLNALISNILPPNSYAFQYTFPNGVRADCVLILPPPTGTVCIDSKFPLENFQKMTDISQPESERRAAETQFKADIRKHIKDIAGKYIIPGATADGAMMFIPAEAVFAEIHAHHPDLVQEAQRARVWMASPTTMMAVLTTANAVLKDEKTRKQVHIIQEHLNMLAKDFSRFQTRMDSLAKRIDLANTEVSQVQTSARKITSRFSRIEKVDLSGERETLPADGDEISDQPEDGE; from the coding sequence ATGCTGATCCTCATTCAGCTTGCCGGCGCGCTGCGCAGTACGGCGCGGCAGGACGCCCAGATTGACATGCTCACCAAAAACTTAACCTCCCTCACCGATCAGGTCGAGGCGCGCGGACGGAAAAGCGAAGAGGCTGTTCAGACGCAAATGGAAAAGCTGATTGAACGGCTGATCACGATTGATAAGGCGCAGGCAAAAATCGCCGAACTTTCCGGCAGTGTCGTCAGTCTGCAGGAAGTGCTTGCAGACAAACGTTCGCGCGGCGCATTCGGCGAAGTACAGCTCAACGCACTCATCTCAAACATTCTCCCGCCGAACAGCTATGCCTTTCAATATACGTTTCCCAACGGCGTACGCGCCGACTGTGTGCTGATACTTCCGCCGCCCACCGGCACCGTTTGCATCGATTCCAAGTTCCCGCTCGAAAATTTTCAAAAAATGACCGATATCTCGCAGCCGGAATCTGAGCGCCGTGCGGCGGAAACTCAATTTAAGGCCGACATCCGCAAACATATTAAAGACATCGCCGGCAAATATATTATTCCCGGCGCAACTGCCGACGGCGCCATGATGTTTATTCCTGCTGAAGCTGTCTTTGCCGAAATTCATGCGCACCATCCCGACCTCGTGCAGGAAGCGCAGCGGGCGCGCGTCTGGATGGCATCGCCGACAACGATGATGGCGGTGCTGACCACTGCGAACGCTGTGCTGAAAGACGAGAAAACGCGGAAGCAGGTGCATATTATTCAGGAGCACCTCAATATGCTCGCCAAAGATTTCAGCCGGTTTCAAACCCGCATGGACAGTTTGGCAAAACGCATTGACCTCGCAAATACAGAGGTATCGCAAGTTCAAACCTCCGCCCGCAAAATTACCAGCCGTTTCAGCCGCATTGAAAAGGTGGATCTTTCCGGCGAGCGTGAAACATTGCCGGCAGACGGCGATGAAATTTCTGACCAGCCCGAAGACGGTGAATAA
- a CDS encoding 6-phosphogluconolactonase — protein sequence MKIKRFSSAGELIAHGLETFRKLFPALSAPDGLMLSGGETPLELYRRFAGEKICTQGTLFLSDERYVPVSDPQNNYGVIAPFFGASHIVRVRTELPIDAAAKTFENNLRRIQHIPFGLLGLGTDGHTASLFNLNDAALRDERLAIPVIKLKKPDRISVTPALLFRIKKIVILATGQAKQPVIEKLLKTPETIPAGVALAGHPDVEIWTDNMK from the coding sequence ATGAAAATTAAACGATTCTCATCCGCCGGCGAATTAATCGCACACGGCCTGGAGACATTCCGCAAACTGTTTCCGGCGTTGTCCGCGCCGGACGGGCTGATGCTTTCCGGCGGAGAAACACCGCTGGAACTCTACCGGCGTTTTGCCGGCGAAAAAATTTGTACGCAAGGAACTCTGTTTCTCAGCGACGAACGTTACGTTCCCGTTTCAGACCCGCAAAATAATTACGGAGTGATCGCGCCGTTTTTTGGCGCCAGCCATATTGTTCGCGTCCGGACAGAACTGCCGATTGATGCCGCGGCAAAAACATTTGAAAACAATTTGCGCCGGATTCAGCATATTCCGTTCGGCCTGCTTGGTTTGGGAACTGACGGTCACACAGCATCACTGTTTAATCTGAACGATGCAGCGCTGCGCGATGAACGGCTGGCAATTCCAGTCATTAAATTGAAAAAGCCTGACCGGATCAGTGTGACTCCGGCGCTGCTGTTCCGGATAAAAAAAATTGTTATCCTGGCCACCGGCCAGGCCAAGCAGCCGGTGATTGAAAAGTTGTTAAAAACACCGGAAACTATTCCCGCCGGTGTCGCCCTTGCCGGCCACCCGGATGTCGAAATCTGGACGGATAATATGAAATGA
- a CDS encoding ComEC/Rec2 family competence protein encodes MQPVRRPLMGIALSIAAGLWLEQVFQIHPLLLLAAGFFLLMGCFWETDATSSSRLRSAPSVFIYLTFSILAAAVIGIRTEFKPAALLHAETAASRQHIRGIIMDDPADMDGQTVFRLRVSAVNFTGEWLKENSAVQIYLSRPAQAPAYGEEWEFAGSYTAYPKTFSGLSGYFSASDAMCLAAAKNRFLARCYSARRAAAKIIAAEMEGAQENLRLLEALLLGLRRSLPDSLYRAFSYTGMFHIFAISGLHVGVMAAILAGALKTAGISRRWWGVFLIPALFIYVASTGMKASALRAFTMASIYFLALLFGRRPDVPSALAAAAIILLVIGPEQISDPGFLLSFIVVCGLVMVHSFVMRRIRPHWTAAFKTSGARMFKAAGLLLLTSIAAWIFSMPLSARYFNTVSPAAIAGNLGVIPLTFVIVLTGCFSLLTGIIFPPAALMFNHANRIFTSVLIAGTQWLAAVPGERFFVQTPPALSVILWYAGFSSLFTGPVRLRKISIALIGCSVLLWPAINYAPAKQIELHRPVDSAIAIRTPDRGWILATAGSRFQTARTVRFLQQHGVNHLDELIITHRNAAPEAAEQLQEIFRPRSVTRGTGIKLVRE; translated from the coding sequence ATGCAACCGGTACGGCGCCCGCTCATGGGAATTGCTTTATCTATTGCCGCCGGACTCTGGCTTGAACAGGTTTTTCAAATTCATCCGCTGTTATTGCTCGCCGCCGGTTTTTTTCTGCTCATGGGTTGCTTCTGGGAAACAGACGCGACGTCCTCGTCGCGTCTACGTTCAGCTCCATCGGTTTTTATCTACCTCACATTTTCCATTCTTGCCGCCGCAGTGATCGGCATTCGCACCGAGTTTAAACCGGCCGCATTACTGCACGCCGAAACAGCCGCAAGCCGGCAGCACATTCGTGGAATTATCATGGACGATCCGGCGGACATGGATGGCCAAACCGTGTTTCGTCTGCGCGTCAGCGCGGTAAATTTTACCGGCGAATGGCTTAAAGAAAACAGTGCCGTTCAGATTTATCTGAGCCGTCCGGCGCAAGCGCCGGCGTACGGTGAAGAATGGGAGTTTGCCGGCAGCTACACCGCATATCCAAAAACATTCAGCGGGCTCTCCGGTTATTTCTCTGCGAGTGACGCGATGTGTCTTGCCGCCGCAAAAAACAGATTTCTTGCGCGCTGTTATTCCGCGCGCCGCGCCGCTGCAAAAATTATTGCGGCGGAAATGGAGGGTGCACAGGAAAATCTGCGTCTGCTCGAAGCACTGCTGCTCGGACTCCGCCGCTCACTGCCGGATTCATTGTACCGCGCATTTTCATACACCGGCATGTTTCACATTTTTGCCATCTCCGGGCTGCACGTCGGCGTTATGGCGGCGATCCTGGCCGGCGCGCTGAAAACCGCCGGAATTTCGCGCCGGTGGTGGGGAGTTTTTTTAATTCCGGCACTGTTCATTTATGTCGCTTCCACCGGCATGAAGGCCAGCGCACTGCGTGCTTTCACCATGGCATCCATCTATTTCCTGGCGCTGCTGTTCGGTCGCCGTCCCGATGTGCCGTCGGCGCTCGCCGCCGCGGCCATTATTCTGCTCGTCATCGGTCCCGAACAGATTTCTGATCCCGGCTTCCTGCTCTCATTTATTGTAGTTTGCGGTCTCGTCATGGTGCACAGCTTTGTCATGCGGCGTATCCGCCCGCACTGGACTGCGGCCTTCAAAACATCCGGTGCGCGAATGTTCAAAGCCGCCGGGCTGCTGCTCCTCACGTCCATCGCCGCGTGGATTTTTTCCATGCCGCTCTCCGCACGTTATTTCAACACCGTCTCGCCTGCCGCCATCGCCGGCAATCTCGGCGTCATACCGCTCACGTTTGTGATCGTGCTCACCGGTTGTTTTTCGCTGCTCACCGGGATCATTTTTCCACCGGCGGCACTGATGTTCAATCACGCCAACCGCATCTTCACCTCCGTTCTCATCGCCGGAACCCAATGGCTTGCCGCTGTTCCCGGCGAGCGGTTTTTTGTACAAACGCCGCCGGCGCTCAGCGTGATCTTATGGTACGCCGGATTTTCATCTCTTTTTACCGGACCGGTGCGGCTGCGCAAAATTTCCATCGCGCTGATTGGTTGTTCCGTACTGCTTTGGCCGGCGATCAATTATGCACCGGCGAAACAGATCGAACTCCATCGTCCGGTGGATTCCGCTATTGCCATACGTACGCCGGATCGCGGCTGGATTCTTGCCACTGCCGGCAGCCGCTTTCAAACTGCGCGCACCGTTCGTTTTTTGCAGCAGCACGGGGTCAATCATCTCGACGAGCTGATCATCACTCACCGCAATGCGGCGCCGGAAGCGGCTGAACAGCTGCAGGAAATATTTCGTCCGCGTTCTGTAACACGCGGAACAGGCATTAAACTTGTCCGAGAATAA